The Hydrogenobacter thermophilus TK-6 genome window below encodes:
- a CDS encoding efflux RND transporter permease subunit, translated as MTKMVEALLKYRFTIFVLVIFLLLYGVYSVRKTPIDALPDLTDTQVIIYSEWMGQVPQVIEDQLTYPLVSSMLGLPKVKAVRGYSMPNYSLVYVVFEDGTDIYWARSRVLEKLSSIRSQLPSQARVELGPDATGVGWVYQYALYSESRSLDELLSLQRFYIKYALLSVPNVAEVADVGGFEREYRVVLNPEHLRHYGVSLEDVARAVRGANLETGGKYVEINGREFLIRARGYAKDRADIENAVVKEINGVPIRVKDLGRVVETPALRMGTADLNGMGNTVSGIVVVRYGADAYKTIQEVKKKIEEVKKGLPEDVKILPVYDRSELIQKAIKHLWRVLLEESLVVVLVVAIFLLNIFESLAIIVFLVLSLLGTFILMNHLGVNSNIMSLGGIAIAIGTMVDAGIVLIEAFSRKREEGKDVKTAIVESTAEVGKPIFFALLVVAVSFVPMLALKGQAGRLFGPLVLTKTLAMLVASALSLLVFPVLLYYLGRGRVLAEEKNPIVRALIKLYEPLFRLSVRLRYFILFLVLLSFPLSYFLYESLGREFMPDLREGTLLYMPTTAPGISIQEVQRLLTLQDKVIKSFPEVEVVFGKAGRANTPTDPAPLSMIETIISLKPQEEWRKSMTYEKLISELDRALQFPGVVNSWTMPIKGRIDMISTGIRTPLGIKVFGSDINTLSELVLEFERALQGMEGVMSVYADRLTGSTYVEIIPDREKLALYGLRLEDVVSAVEMLLANSPVSVYISGRERYSITLGVPRDYRQDLENLILPLGDKAVPLKAVAQVKKVESPAEIKSENGLLTAYVYITPKPGADMGKVLQEGERRIKESVKLPSGYYYQWSGQFEYWQKALQDLKLIVPLVLLLVVLLVYLSLGRVFETLLVLLTLPSSLLGGFLLMWLFGYRLSIASIAGFLALLGIAAEMGIVMVVYIMKALQERGDKAFKEAIYEGAVRRIRPKAMTVLAISAGLLPAVYLKGVGAEVISRIAMPMLGGVISSFLTALFVVPALYSLKR; from the coding sequence ATGACCAAGATGGTTGAAGCTCTTCTCAAATATCGCTTTACCATATTCGTACTTGTCATTTTCCTCCTCCTTTACGGTGTCTACTCTGTAAGGAAAACACCCATAGATGCTCTGCCGGACCTCACCGACACTCAGGTTATCATTTACTCCGAGTGGATGGGGCAGGTGCCACAGGTGATAGAAGACCAGCTCACCTACCCCCTCGTTTCCTCCATGCTGGGACTTCCTAAGGTTAAGGCGGTTAGGGGCTATTCCATGCCCAACTACTCTCTGGTTTATGTAGTCTTTGAGGATGGCACTGACATATACTGGGCAAGGTCAAGGGTGCTTGAAAAACTCTCCTCCATAAGAAGCCAGCTTCCTTCTCAGGCAAGAGTGGAGCTGGGACCGGACGCCACGGGTGTAGGCTGGGTCTACCAGTATGCCCTCTACTCGGAAAGCAGGAGTCTGGACGAGCTTTTGAGCCTTCAGAGGTTTTACATAAAGTACGCTCTTCTCTCGGTTCCCAATGTGGCGGAAGTTGCAGATGTGGGAGGCTTTGAAAGAGAGTACAGGGTGGTTTTGAATCCCGAGCATCTTAGGCATTACGGTGTGTCCCTTGAGGATGTGGCAAGAGCGGTAAGAGGGGCAAACCTTGAAACGGGTGGCAAGTATGTGGAGATAAACGGGAGGGAGTTTCTCATAAGAGCAAGAGGGTATGCCAAAGACCGGGCGGACATAGAAAACGCTGTGGTAAAGGAGATAAACGGTGTGCCCATAAGGGTCAAAGACCTTGGCAGAGTTGTTGAAACGCCAGCGCTCAGGATGGGGACTGCGGACCTAAACGGAATGGGAAACACGGTGAGTGGTATAGTGGTGGTGCGCTACGGTGCGGATGCTTACAAAACCATACAGGAAGTAAAAAAGAAGATAGAGGAAGTCAAAAAGGGTCTTCCGGAGGATGTAAAGATACTTCCGGTGTACGACAGGTCAGAGCTTATACAAAAAGCCATAAAGCACCTCTGGAGGGTGCTTCTGGAGGAGTCTCTTGTGGTGGTGCTGGTGGTGGCTATCTTTCTTTTAAACATATTCGAGAGCCTTGCCATAATTGTATTTTTAGTCCTTTCCCTGCTTGGCACTTTCATACTTATGAACCACCTGGGCGTAAACTCCAACATCATGTCCCTGGGAGGGATAGCTATAGCCATAGGCACCATGGTGGATGCGGGAATAGTTCTTATAGAAGCCTTCAGCAGAAAGAGGGAAGAGGGTAAGGATGTAAAGACCGCCATAGTAGAATCCACCGCTGAGGTGGGAAAGCCCATATTCTTTGCTCTTCTGGTGGTTGCGGTCTCCTTTGTCCCCATGCTCGCCCTTAAGGGTCAGGCAGGCAGGCTCTTTGGACCGCTGGTTCTTACCAAAACCCTCGCCATGCTGGTGGCTTCTGCGCTTTCCCTTTTGGTCTTCCCGGTGCTTCTTTATTACCTTGGGAGAGGCAGAGTGCTTGCAGAGGAGAAAAACCCCATAGTTCGAGCCCTGATAAAACTCTACGAGCCTCTCTTTCGCCTGTCTGTAAGGCTTAGGTACTTTATCTTGTTTCTGGTGCTTCTTTCTTTCCCCCTCTCATACTTTCTCTATGAGAGCCTTGGGAGGGAGTTCATGCCTGACCTCAGGGAAGGCACCCTCCTTTACATGCCCACCACAGCACCGGGCATCTCCATTCAGGAAGTCCAGAGGCTTTTAACTCTTCAAGACAAGGTGATAAAGAGTTTTCCGGAGGTGGAGGTGGTTTTTGGAAAGGCGGGAAGAGCCAACACACCCACAGACCCAGCACCCCTTTCCATGATAGAAACCATCATAAGCCTCAAACCTCAGGAGGAGTGGCGCAAAAGTATGACCTACGAAAAGCTCATATCGGAGCTGGACAGAGCTTTGCAGTTTCCCGGCGTGGTAAACAGCTGGACTATGCCCATAAAGGGGAGGATAGACATGATAAGCACGGGCATAAGGACACCTCTGGGTATAAAGGTTTTTGGCTCGGACATAAACACTCTGTCAGAGCTTGTCCTTGAGTTTGAGAGAGCTCTGCAAGGAATGGAGGGAGTCATGAGCGTTTACGCGGACAGGCTTACGGGATCTACCTATGTGGAAATAATTCCTGACAGGGAAAAGCTCGCTCTTTATGGTCTCAGGCTTGAAGATGTTGTCTCCGCGGTGGAGATGCTCCTGGCAAACAGCCCCGTATCCGTTTACATCTCAGGAAGGGAACGCTACAGCATAACCCTTGGTGTGCCAAGGGACTACAGGCAAGACCTTGAGAACCTTATACTACCTCTGGGGGACAAAGCTGTGCCTCTCAAAGCGGTCGCTCAGGTAAAAAAGGTGGAGAGCCCAGCGGAGATAAAGTCAGAAAACGGCCTTCTGACAGCTTATGTTTACATAACACCAAAGCCAGGTGCGGACATGGGGAAGGTCCTTCAAGAGGGAGAAAGGAGGATAAAAGAAAGCGTAAAACTGCCATCGGGCTACTACTACCAGTGGAGCGGTCAGTTTGAGTACTGGCAGAAGGCTTTGCAGGACCTGAAATTAATAGTTCCTCTGGTGCTCCTTCTTGTGGTGCTTCTGGTCTACCTGAGCCTGGGGAGAGTTTTTGAGACCCTGCTGGTGCTTCTGACTTTGCCTTCTTCTCTTCTGGGTGGGTTTTTACTCATGTGGCTCTTTGGCTACAGGCTGTCCATAGCTTCCATAGCAGGCTTTCTGGCTCTTCTTGGCATCGCTGCCGAGATGGGCATAGTGATGGTAGTTTATATTATGAAGGCTCTGCAAGAGAGAGGTGATAAAGCCTTTAAGGAGGCTATTTATGAGGGCGCGGTGAGAAGGATAAGACCCAAAGCCATGACGGTGCTTGCCATAAGCGCGGGTCTTTTGCCCGCGGTATACCTAAAGGGTGTTGGAGCGGAGGTGATATCCCGTATAGCCATGCCTATGCTGGGTGGTGTTATCTCCTCCTTTTTGACTGCTCTCTTTGTGGTGCCAGCTTTGTACAGTTTGAAAAGGTAA
- a CDS encoding nitrous oxide reductase accessory protein NosL, producing MRALLLILLSLSLVFAQPKEPPKGTRCVVCGMDVNMEPKLTSQVKLKDGTYKYAESPKHILQYYLENKDRVTEIWVKDYKSGKWIDGKRAFYVVIKEGPMGYDLAPFQSRIEAQKFAGRGKVYQFKDITKDFLQHLEMGHIY from the coding sequence ATGAGAGCTTTACTTTTAATACTGCTTAGCCTTTCCTTAGTTTTTGCTCAGCCTAAGGAGCCCCCTAAAGGAACAAGATGTGTAGTATGCGGTATGGATGTAAACATGGAGCCAAAGCTTACCTCTCAGGTAAAGTTAAAGGATGGCACTTACAAGTACGCTGAGTCTCCCAAGCACATACTCCAGTACTACCTTGAGAATAAGGACAGAGTGACGGAAATCTGGGTAAAGGACTACAAAAGCGGTAAGTGGATAGATGGCAAAAGGGCTTTCTATGTGGTGATAAAAGAGGGTCCTATGGGCTACGACCTTGCTCCCTTCCAGAGCAGGATAGAGGCACAGAAGTTTGCAGGCAGAGGAAAAGTTTATCAGTTTAAGGACATAACTAAGGACTTTTTACAGCACCTTGAGATGGGACACATTTATTAA
- a CDS encoding hydrogenase maturation protein, with protein sequence MRILFFCHRFNSLSQRLYCELTDRGHEVSIELDVHPDLMIEAAELYKPDLIIAPFLKRKVPEEVWRKYLTLILHPGPPGDRGPSALDWAILRGLKVWGVTLLEASHEYDAGDVWAWRTFPMRFARKSSIYRNQVTEGAVECVLEVLENLQKGRILKKPQRHSVWNPYMEQEYRKVDWQKDTVLDVLRKVYASDSQPGSLSQIKGEDYYLFNAYPEEELKGTPGSLLAIRDEAVCIGTADGAVWITHMRRKEKGSIKLPSARVISHLLDGVKEEPLKPWESVDFKTYREIIYKEEGDVGYITFNFYNGAMSTEQCERLLETVKYAKRRPVKAIVLLGQEDFFSNGMNLNTIENAESPPDESWRNINAMDHVCEEILRTEDKLTVAGMQGNAGAGGVFLALTCDFVFTREGVVLNPHYKNIGNLYGSEFWTYTLPKRVGWEKGREIMENRMPISSLKAYQIGLIDGVFGKTPEEFRDKLRRWLVDFLNSLGYEEFIKRKREERRKDELEKPLSAYREEELERMKLNFYGFDTSYHIARYYFVRRILPFRTPPYLAIHRRLGFSS encoded by the coding sequence ATGAGGATACTCTTCTTCTGCCACAGGTTTAACTCCCTATCCCAGAGGCTTTACTGTGAGCTCACTGACAGAGGGCATGAGGTATCTATTGAATTGGATGTTCATCCAGACCTTATGATAGAAGCGGCGGAGCTTTACAAACCTGACCTCATAATAGCACCCTTTTTGAAGAGGAAAGTGCCCGAGGAGGTCTGGAGAAAGTACCTTACTCTCATACTGCATCCGGGACCACCCGGTGATAGAGGACCCTCCGCTCTTGACTGGGCTATACTCAGAGGCTTAAAGGTATGGGGTGTTACGCTTCTTGAGGCGAGCCATGAATACGATGCAGGGGATGTGTGGGCTTGGAGGACTTTTCCCATGAGGTTTGCAAGAAAGTCAAGCATATACAGGAACCAAGTAACGGAAGGGGCTGTGGAGTGTGTGTTGGAAGTCCTTGAAAATCTGCAGAAAGGTAGAATTCTCAAGAAACCTCAAAGGCACAGTGTGTGGAATCCTTACATGGAACAGGAATACCGAAAAGTAGACTGGCAAAAGGATACAGTTCTGGATGTTCTCAGAAAGGTTTACGCTTCAGACAGCCAGCCGGGGTCTCTCAGCCAGATAAAAGGTGAAGATTACTACCTGTTTAACGCTTATCCTGAGGAGGAGCTAAAAGGTACACCCGGAAGTTTGCTGGCTATAAGGGATGAGGCTGTGTGCATAGGCACAGCTGACGGCGCTGTATGGATTACTCACATGAGAAGAAAAGAGAAAGGCTCTATAAAACTGCCTTCCGCAAGAGTTATATCCCATCTTCTGGACGGTGTTAAGGAAGAGCCACTAAAACCTTGGGAGAGTGTAGACTTTAAAACTTACAGGGAGATAATTTACAAAGAGGAAGGGGATGTGGGATACATAACCTTTAACTTCTACAATGGAGCTATGTCCACGGAGCAGTGCGAGAGACTTTTAGAGACCGTAAAGTACGCTAAAAGAAGACCCGTAAAAGCTATAGTGCTTCTCGGACAGGAGGACTTTTTCTCCAACGGCATGAATCTCAACACCATAGAGAATGCGGAAAGCCCTCCCGATGAGTCGTGGAGAAACATAAACGCAATGGACCATGTGTGCGAGGAGATACTCAGAACGGAAGACAAGCTGACGGTGGCGGGCATGCAAGGGAACGCGGGTGCAGGTGGCGTCTTTCTGGCTCTTACCTGCGACTTTGTTTTTACAAGAGAAGGGGTTGTACTAAACCCTCACTACAAGAACATAGGAAATCTTTACGGTTCTGAGTTCTGGACTTACACACTACCCAAAAGGGTAGGCTGGGAAAAGGGTAGAGAGATAATGGAGAACAGAATGCCCATAAGCTCACTGAAAGCGTATCAGATAGGGTTAATAGACGGCGTTTTTGGAAAAACACCTGAGGAATTTAGGGACAAACTCAGAAGGTGGCTTGTTGATTTCCTGAACTCCCTTGGCTATGAGGAGTTTATAAAGAGGAAGAGAGAGGAAAGAAGGAAGGATGAGCTTGAAAAGCCCCTTTCTGCTTACAGGGAGGAGGAGCTGGAGAGGATGAAACTTAACTTTTACGGTTTTGATACCAGCTACCACATTGCGCGCTACTACTTTGTCAGGAGAATACTGCCCTTCAGAACACCCCCATACCTTGCCATCCACAGGCGCCTGGGCTTTAGCTCCTGA
- the hypD gene encoding hydrogenase formation protein HypD, whose amino-acid sequence MKTTEIDIRSEFKDSERVRAFELRIKRDVERLGSEVHIMEFCGGHTHSIMKYGIDELLKGYVRFVHGPGCPVCVMPMQRVDLAIELAKLPNTILCTYGDLLRVPGSGRKNLLNLRSEGYDIRMVYSCLDTLNIAQENPKKEVIFFAIGFETTTPQTAVLIQKAKMMGLKNLSVVSNHVITPAAIQHILNSPEMREIGKVRIDAFIGPGHVSVIIGTKPYHYFAEEFQRPVVISGFEPVDIMQSVYMIIRQIMEKRAVVENQYTRFVSYEGNLKAQKLVSEVFELRKEFEWRGLGLVPYSALKINKRYEDFDAEKRFSVDLPKPKEHPSCICGKVIRGVALPTECKLFGTVCTPSNPIGSCMVSSEGACAAYFKYKKL is encoded by the coding sequence ATGAAAACTACTGAGATAGACATAAGGAGTGAATTCAAAGACAGTGAGAGAGTAAGAGCTTTTGAATTGAGGATAAAGAGGGATGTGGAAAGGCTTGGAAGCGAAGTCCACATCATGGAGTTCTGCGGTGGGCATACTCACTCCATCATGAAGTATGGCATAGACGAGCTTTTAAAGGGATATGTAAGATTCGTTCATGGTCCTGGCTGTCCTGTATGCGTAATGCCCATGCAGAGGGTAGACCTTGCTATAGAGCTTGCAAAGCTTCCCAACACGATATTATGCACTTACGGTGACCTTCTGAGAGTCCCAGGCTCTGGCAGGAAGAACCTTCTGAACTTAAGGTCAGAAGGCTACGACATAAGGATGGTCTATTCCTGCCTTGACACTTTAAATATAGCTCAGGAGAATCCTAAGAAGGAGGTCATATTCTTTGCAATAGGTTTTGAAACCACAACTCCTCAAACAGCGGTGCTCATCCAGAAGGCTAAGATGATGGGTTTAAAGAACCTCTCCGTTGTTTCCAACCATGTGATAACACCTGCCGCAATACAGCACATACTCAACTCTCCAGAGATGAGGGAGATAGGTAAGGTGAGGATAGATGCCTTCATAGGTCCGGGTCATGTCAGCGTCATAATAGGTACAAAGCCTTATCACTACTTTGCGGAGGAGTTTCAAAGGCCGGTGGTCATATCCGGGTTTGAACCGGTTGATATCATGCAGTCCGTTTATATGATCATCAGGCAGATAATGGAAAAAAGGGCGGTTGTGGAAAATCAGTACACCAGGTTTGTATCTTACGAAGGCAATCTCAAGGCGCAGAAGCTCGTGTCTGAAGTGTTTGAGCTGAGGAAAGAGTTTGAGTGGAGGGGCTTAGGGCTTGTACCATACAGCGCATTAAAGATAAACAAACGCTATGAAGACTTTGATGCGGAAAAAAGGTTCAGCGTAGACCTTCCCAAGCCTAAGGAGCACCCTTCGTGCATATGCGGTAAGGTTATAAGGGGTGTTGCTCTGCCAACAGAATGCAAACTCTTTGGGACAGTATGCACACCTTCCAACCCCATAGGCTCCTGCATGGTATCCTCAGAGGGTGCTTGCGCCGCTTACTTTAAGTACAAAAAGCTATGA
- a CDS encoding DUF2231 domain-containing protein has translation MKVLILLLMFLFSFSHEIHQGKEDVEYSTITYPAIVKLHPPAVHFGIVLPFATLLVGAYHALKGRGFEPLISILSFLTLFSLTLSLLTGYFIHENIEGIIPQKPAMDLLHLHQKVGFVLLFISSIGFLTAVLYHMIKRKVLMYLFLIVNLILCIGVWYQGYLGGRLVYEYSVGVPVEVKR, from the coding sequence ATGAAGGTTTTAATACTCTTACTTATGTTTCTTTTCTCCTTCTCTCATGAGATCCACCAGGGCAAAGAAGATGTAGAGTATAGCACTATAACCTACCCGGCTATTGTAAAACTGCATCCACCGGCGGTTCACTTTGGGATTGTTTTGCCTTTTGCTACTTTGCTTGTTGGTGCTTATCACGCTTTAAAAGGAAGAGGGTTTGAACCTTTGATTTCTATACTGAGTTTCCTTACGCTATTCTCCTTAACACTTTCCCTTTTAACAGGATACTTTATACACGAAAATATAGAAGGCATTATCCCTCAAAAGCCAGCCATGGATCTCTTACACTTGCATCAGAAAGTAGGTTTTGTATTGCTCTTTATTTCTTCTATTGGTTTTTTAACAGCAGTTTTATACCATATGATAAAACGCAAGGTTCTTATGTACCTTTTTTTAATCGTAAACTTAATTCTCTGCATTGGCGTTTGGTACCAAGGATACTTAGGTGGCAGGTTAGTGTATGAGTATTCAGTAGGAGTACCTGTGGAGGTAAAAAGATGA
- a CDS encoding HypC/HybG/HupF family hydrogenase formation chaperone, producing MCLSIPSKVVEVREDNTAVVDTMGVRRVVSLDLMQEPVKENDWVLIHVGFAIQKLDEEEALRSLELFEEILSMEESYENY from the coding sequence ATGTGTTTGTCCATACCTTCAAAGGTGGTTGAGGTGAGAGAGGACAATACTGCGGTTGTTGATACAATGGGGGTCAGAAGGGTAGTGTCCCTTGACCTCATGCAGGAACCCGTCAAGGAAAATGATTGGGTGCTTATACATGTAGGTTTTGCTATACAGAAGCTTGACGAGGAGGAGGCGCTTAGGAGTCTTGAACTTTTTGAAGAGATACTCAGCATGGAGGAGAGCTATGAAAACTACTGA
- a CDS encoding efflux RND transporter periplasmic adaptor subunit produces the protein MRKLLLFAVLVLVVALVAGVFYYRSKEEKAQVPSGYSYLFSLQGEGFKVELYAPGGKLAVGKNSLFVVVHPSSNLENLYFYMPPMPGMGEMREDVLLKSLGGGRYEGAVNISMAGSWQIIAQINKRTIKREISVPFEAGKSVQKGEEGVINVDPTKLQLIGIETDQAKRGELTEGFNAVGYVSYDLSKTYEITLRSDAWVLDTFGRFEGELIRRGTPLMRVLSPEAQIAREELRLAKEFGKKDLEKAAAERLSYLKAGEVVFSPYEGVVLERKVSPGGYLKAGDVAYRIADISRVWVIAEVPQEYAPMIRKGMQVLVSPVGSQESFVGRVDYIFPEADRQARTIKVRISLGNRGLAFKINQMVDIYFERQLGNALVVPASAVVDTGRRQIVFVEKERGVYEPRSVKLGRCTQDVCQVLEGLKEGERVVIKGTFLLDSEAQIKGVYSEEVRTHEHHH, from the coding sequence ATGAGAAAGCTATTGCTCTTTGCGGTGCTAGTGCTGGTGGTGGCTCTGGTGGCAGGAGTTTTTTATTACAGGAGTAAGGAGGAGAAAGCTCAGGTACCTTCAGGATACTCCTACCTCTTTTCTCTGCAGGGGGAGGGTTTTAAGGTGGAGCTCTACGCTCCGGGCGGGAAGCTTGCGGTGGGTAAAAATAGCCTGTTTGTGGTGGTGCATCCATCCTCAAACCTGGAGAACCTTTACTTTTACATGCCTCCCATGCCGGGCATGGGGGAGATGAGGGAGGATGTGCTTCTTAAAAGCCTTGGTGGAGGAAGGTACGAGGGCGCTGTGAACATAAGCATGGCAGGCTCCTGGCAGATAATAGCCCAGATAAACAAAAGGACCATAAAGAGAGAGATTTCTGTGCCTTTTGAAGCCGGAAAAAGTGTGCAGAAAGGAGAAGAAGGGGTGATAAATGTGGACCCAACCAAGCTACAGCTTATAGGCATAGAAACAGATCAGGCAAAGAGGGGAGAGCTGACAGAAGGTTTTAACGCTGTTGGGTATGTTTCCTACGACCTTTCTAAGACTTACGAGATAACCCTCAGAAGCGATGCGTGGGTGCTGGACACCTTCGGAAGGTTTGAGGGAGAGCTAATAAGGAGAGGAACCCCACTTATGAGGGTGTTGAGTCCTGAGGCACAGATAGCCAGAGAGGAGCTCCGTCTAGCAAAGGAGTTTGGCAAGAAGGACCTTGAGAAGGCTGCTGCAGAGAGGCTCTCTTACCTGAAGGCGGGAGAGGTAGTTTTTTCTCCTTATGAGGGTGTGGTGCTTGAGAGGAAAGTGTCGCCGGGTGGCTACCTCAAGGCCGGAGATGTAGCCTACAGGATAGCGGACATATCAAGGGTGTGGGTCATAGCGGAGGTGCCTCAGGAGTATGCACCCATGATAAGAAAGGGAATGCAGGTGCTGGTGAGCCCTGTAGGGAGTCAGGAGAGTTTTGTGGGCAGGGTGGACTACATATTCCCCGAGGCGGACCGGCAGGCAAGGACCATAAAAGTGAGAATAAGCCTTGGCAACAGAGGGCTGGCTTTCAAAATAAACCAGATGGTGGATATTTACTTTGAGAGACAGCTGGGCAACGCTTTGGTGGTGCCTGCCTCTGCGGTGGTGGACACAGGCAGGAGGCAAATAGTCTTCGTGGAAAAGGAGAGGGGGGTTTACGAGCCCAGAAGCGTAAAGCTGGGAAGATGCACACAGGATGTGTGTCAGGTGCTGGAAGGTCTAAAAGAGGGGGAGAGGGTGGTAATAAAAGGCACCTTCCTTCTGGACTCGGAGGCCCAGATAAAAGGAGTGTATTCTGAGGAGGTAAGAACTCATGAGCACCACCACTGA
- a CDS encoding heavy metal translocating P-type ATPase yields MLYTCPMHPEVKRESPGKCPKCGMDLVPTEHPPRKHHHTMHMEEMKRKAIVSTVLTIPVVLYSKNIQNLLRFSMPEFPGSEWITPILSAIVFFYGGTFFLKGMAEELRLKKPGMMTLIGIAIWVAFIYSLSTLLLGGMEFFWELATLIVVMLWGHWIEMRSVLGASRAVEELAKLMPTKANLLKDGEIVEVHVSELKPGDIVLVKPGEKIPADGIVIEGLTHMNEAMLTGESKPVPKGVGDRVIGGAINMEGSIKVKVEKTGEETYLSQVLKLVKEAQESKTKLQDMADRVAFYLTVIAIVVGSLAFLVWLYLKGDLQFAVERAVTVMVIACPHALGLAIPLVVAISTSYSAKNGILVRNRLALETMKYVDTVVFDKTGTLTEGKFGVSEVVAVGISEKELLRLTAGVEERSEHVIARAIVEEAREKGVSFPEVKNFRAVPGKGVVAEAEGKEVAVGTSLLMEELKAEKETKILNRVKEFESYGKTVVLVAINRKLTGAIALSDKIRRESYEAVSELKRLGKRVVMITGDSEEVASYVARELGIDEFFARVLPHQKAQKVKELQSKGRKVAMVGDGINDAPALAQADVGIAIGSGTDVAIESAGIILVKDDPRDVVRVVRLSSITVRKMFQNLFWATSYNLFAIPLAAGIGYRWGILLPPAVGALLMSLSTLIVSVNALLMRRSLE; encoded by the coding sequence ATGCTCTACACCTGCCCTATGCACCCGGAGGTGAAGAGAGAATCACCGGGTAAATGTCCCAAGTGTGGCATGGACCTTGTCCCAACTGAACATCCTCCAAGAAAACACCACCACACCATGCACATGGAGGAAATGAAAAGGAAGGCTATAGTTTCAACAGTCCTCACGATTCCCGTCGTTCTTTACTCCAAAAATATACAGAATCTCCTTCGCTTTTCCATGCCAGAGTTTCCTGGGAGCGAGTGGATAACACCTATTTTATCCGCAATTGTTTTCTTTTACGGAGGGACCTTTTTCCTCAAGGGCATGGCAGAGGAATTAAGGCTCAAAAAGCCCGGAATGATGACCCTTATAGGCATAGCCATATGGGTTGCCTTTATATACAGCCTCTCAACTCTATTACTTGGTGGAATGGAGTTCTTCTGGGAGCTTGCCACACTCATAGTGGTGATGCTCTGGGGACACTGGATAGAGATGAGGTCTGTACTGGGAGCTTCGCGTGCCGTTGAGGAGCTGGCAAAGCTCATGCCTACCAAAGCAAACCTTCTAAAGGACGGGGAGATAGTTGAGGTTCATGTCTCTGAGCTAAAGCCCGGTGATATAGTCTTGGTAAAACCTGGGGAGAAGATACCAGCGGACGGGATTGTCATAGAAGGATTAACCCACATGAACGAGGCTATGCTCACAGGCGAATCTAAGCCAGTTCCCAAAGGCGTAGGTGACAGAGTCATAGGCGGTGCCATAAACATGGAAGGCTCCATAAAGGTGAAGGTTGAGAAGACTGGTGAGGAGACCTATCTAAGCCAAGTTCTGAAGCTCGTCAAAGAAGCTCAGGAGTCAAAAACAAAACTCCAGGACATGGCGGACAGAGTGGCGTTTTACCTCACCGTGATTGCCATAGTGGTCGGAAGCCTTGCCTTTCTTGTCTGGCTGTACCTCAAGGGGGACCTTCAGTTTGCTGTTGAGAGAGCTGTGACGGTGATGGTAATAGCCTGTCCCCATGCTCTCGGGCTTGCCATACCTCTGGTTGTAGCCATATCCACCTCCTACTCAGCTAAGAACGGGATATTAGTTAGAAACAGGCTTGCTCTTGAAACTATGAAGTATGTTGATACGGTGGTCTTTGACAAGACGGGGACTCTGACGGAGGGTAAGTTTGGGGTTTCAGAGGTGGTGGCGGTCGGAATTTCTGAGAAGGAGCTTTTAAGGCTTACTGCAGGGGTTGAAGAACGCTCAGAGCATGTTATAGCTCGGGCTATAGTTGAGGAAGCTAGGGAAAAAGGGGTGAGCTTTCCAGAGGTCAAAAACTTTAGGGCTGTACCAGGCAAAGGTGTAGTGGCTGAAGCTGAAGGGAAAGAGGTTGCGGTAGGAACGAGCCTGCTTATGGAGGAGCTTAAGGCGGAGAAAGAAACAAAGATACTAAACAGAGTTAAAGAATTTGAATCCTATGGTAAAACGGTGGTTCTTGTTGCTATAAATAGGAAGCTAACCGGTGCGATAGCCCTCTCTGACAAAATAAGGAGGGAGTCTTATGAGGCTGTATCGGAGCTAAAGAGATTGGGTAAAAGAGTGGTTATGATAACGGGTGATTCCGAAGAAGTAGCCAGCTATGTGGCACGAGAACTGGGTATAGACGAATTCTTTGCAAGAGTTCTTCCCCATCAGAAGGCTCAGAAGGTGAAAGAACTCCAGTCAAAGGGTAGAAAGGTGGCTATGGTGGGAGACGGAATAAACGATGCACCTGCCCTAGCTCAGGCGGATGTGGGTATTGCTATAGGGAGTGGGACTGATGTGGCTATAGAAAGCGCAGGGATAATCCTTGTAAAGGACGATCCAAGGGATGTGGTAAGAGTAGTAAGGCTTTCTTCAATAACTGTTAGAAAGATGTTTCAAAACCTCTTTTGGGCAACAAGCTACAACCTTTTTGCCATACCTTTGGCTGCTGGTATAGGCTACAGATGGGGCATACTGCTTCCGCCGGCAGTGGGTGCCCTTCTCATGAGCTTGAGTACCCTGATAGTATCCGTAAATGCCCTTCTCATGAGGAGGTCCCTAGAATGA